One window of the Nitrospira sp. genome contains the following:
- a CDS encoding efflux RND transporter periplasmic adaptor subunit — protein sequence MNRQNWIGSIVLVLVVLLLGIGLASWKYGSLQGEEAASANQPEPRESVTVASARTIEHRSNTTSIGTVLALRSISLKNELAGTVREVRLRPGQIVEAGTLLVALDVSVEEADLRAQEAQVALAKTILNRRQNLSQELATTQEEVDRARADLDVAQAQIARTKAVIAKKTIRAPFKARVGIADVHPGQYLDEGTLLTTLQGVGEAVNVDFAVPQQVAGGLQVGEPVEVMAAGTAQPIKAKIIALDARVDPTTRNAMVRARVEGTANVPAPGASVRVRVPVGSMRQVVAIPVSALRKGPGGDQVFVLAQGQDGQTRVRARQVQSGPTAGDEIVIHEGLTAGEQVAAIGSFKLRDGALVIVSDSSPISSGRALD from the coding sequence ATGAATCGTCAGAACTGGATCGGATCAATCGTTCTTGTCTTGGTCGTTCTTCTCCTCGGAATTGGTTTGGCCTCGTGGAAATATGGGTCACTCCAGGGTGAAGAAGCCGCTTCAGCCAACCAGCCTGAACCCAGAGAGTCGGTCACCGTCGCCAGTGCACGAACGATCGAGCACCGTTCGAACACTACATCCATTGGAACCGTCCTCGCGCTTCGATCGATTTCGCTGAAGAATGAACTGGCCGGCACGGTGCGCGAAGTCCGGCTCAGACCGGGACAAATCGTGGAAGCCGGAACCTTATTGGTGGCACTCGATGTCTCGGTCGAGGAAGCCGACCTGCGCGCACAGGAAGCTCAGGTGGCACTCGCGAAAACGATTCTGAATCGCCGACAGAATCTGAGTCAGGAGCTTGCCACCACGCAAGAGGAAGTGGATCGGGCACGCGCCGACTTGGACGTGGCCCAGGCTCAAATCGCTCGGACCAAGGCCGTCATCGCGAAAAAAACCATCCGCGCTCCATTCAAGGCCAGGGTGGGAATCGCGGATGTCCACCCCGGTCAATACCTAGACGAGGGAACACTGTTGACCACACTCCAGGGAGTGGGCGAAGCCGTGAATGTGGATTTTGCCGTCCCGCAACAGGTGGCCGGAGGCTTACAGGTCGGCGAGCCCGTGGAGGTCATGGCAGCCGGCACTGCCCAACCCATCAAGGCCAAGATTATCGCCCTTGATGCGCGTGTGGACCCGACCACTCGGAACGCCATGGTGCGCGCCAGGGTTGAGGGCACGGCCAATGTCCCTGCTCCAGGAGCTTCCGTACGGGTGCGAGTTCCCGTCGGTTCAATGCGCCAGGTCGTCGCGATTCCTGTGAGCGCACTTCGCAAGGGACCTGGAGGCGATCAGGTATTTGTCCTCGCACAGGGCCAAGACGGCCAGACAAGGGTCCGCGCGCGCCAAGTCCAGAGTGGGCCGACGGCCGGTGATGAGATCGTGATTCATGAGGGACTCACGGCCGGTGAACAAGTCGCCGCTATCGGGTCTTTTAAACTCCGGGATGGCGCCCTTGTCATCGTTTCTGATTCGTCACCGATTTCATCAGGACGAGCCCTAGACTAG
- a CDS encoding DMT family transporter translates to MSHPSTTVAYGSVVLAAVLWGGSIVAQKMALTSFSAVEASVLRDIGGLAILLATWWSKEGGAVRLSGADVRLLGLLGLGVLGNHLLIMMGLNYVSGAIGGVIIGSSPVVTSLLSAMLSRDVPLRAVWAGAVLSFAGVGVVSVAGFQAAGDQPLLGSILVFLGVVSWALYSIGSRTIMERLSALTVNWTTLMVATVLQIPLLWTDHKMMNAGIGSVTLSDWLALGYLVVFATAVAQQAWLFGVKGIGPSRASVLGNLTPVAAIGLSALILGETVGFVEVIGICLILAGVWVVNRQTAEPKS, encoded by the coding sequence ATGTCTCACCCGTCCACAACCGTTGCCTATGGGTCGGTCGTCCTTGCCGCTGTCCTCTGGGGCGGGTCGATCGTCGCGCAGAAGATGGCGCTCACGTCGTTTTCTGCGGTCGAGGCCTCGGTCCTCCGTGATATCGGAGGGCTGGCAATCCTCCTGGCGACCTGGTGGTCAAAAGAGGGTGGTGCCGTGAGGTTGAGCGGCGCGGACGTTCGGCTGCTCGGTCTGCTGGGACTTGGTGTGTTGGGCAACCACCTGCTCATCATGATGGGCCTGAATTATGTGAGCGGCGCTATCGGTGGCGTCATCATCGGATCGAGTCCGGTCGTAACATCACTGCTTTCGGCCATGCTGAGCAGGGATGTGCCGTTGCGTGCGGTCTGGGCTGGTGCGGTACTGTCCTTTGCAGGCGTCGGTGTGGTCTCCGTGGCAGGATTCCAAGCAGCCGGTGATCAGCCGTTGTTGGGTAGTATATTGGTTTTTCTCGGTGTGGTCAGCTGGGCGCTCTATAGCATCGGTAGTCGGACGATTATGGAACGACTGTCGGCCTTGACGGTCAATTGGACGACTTTGATGGTGGCGACGGTTCTGCAGATCCCATTGTTATGGACAGATCACAAGATGATGAACGCCGGGATAGGATCGGTCACACTCTCCGATTGGCTGGCGCTTGGCTATCTGGTGGTTTTTGCTACCGCGGTGGCGCAACAGGCCTGGCTGTTCGGCGTCAAAGGGATCGGTCCGTCGCGGGCCTCGGTATTAGGGAATCTGACCCCAGTCGCAGCAATTGGGTTGTCTGCCCTGATCTTAGGGGAAACTGTTGGTTTCGTTGAAGTTATTGGCATCTGTCTCATTCTCGCCGGCGTGTGGGTCGTTAATCGTCAAACAGCCGAGCCCAAAAGCTAG
- a CDS encoding PAS domain S-box protein codes for MNNYVAKVVIAAVLMLTIVSDALTPLGVAVWVGYVFAVLLTLWDERPSAPYVVAGVATVLLPIGFVLSRPGTIELWVAIFNRVACTAYVWIMASLVVRVKQSRLDDATRRLGAIVDGSDDAILSVTIGGTVMSWNAGAERIFGYSAGEMVGCSIDRILPAEDRAAGSWVYPVLRGEGNIQSYDAVRISKDGRRIDVSITMSPLKDGSGRIVGVSKIMRDIGEQKRSQLSLQQALGELEVKVQERTAELSQANRSLRDLSSRLMQVQEEERSRLARDLHDEVGQLLTALKIDLQAVQHSANGHSLGGAFTDSLGLVDRLLTQVRTLALDLRPSILDDLGLVPALRWYANRQAQRNGWTLHLMVDGVVGRVPTMIEVACFRVVQEALTNVAKYASARVIELTLHRPAQEVILVIHDDGVGFDVAAARQRARDGESMGLFGMEERVRLAGGLLSILSEPGQGTSLELRFPLVDESQVTHGPLEEVKAP; via the coding sequence ATGAATAACTACGTGGCCAAAGTGGTGATAGCCGCTGTGCTCATGCTGACCATTGTCTCCGATGCGCTCACGCCGTTGGGAGTGGCGGTCTGGGTCGGATATGTGTTTGCTGTCTTGTTGACCCTGTGGGATGAACGGCCGAGTGCTCCCTATGTGGTCGCAGGTGTTGCGACGGTTCTCCTTCCGATAGGGTTTGTGTTGTCACGGCCTGGAACGATTGAACTCTGGGTGGCAATCTTCAACCGAGTTGCTTGTACCGCCTATGTCTGGATCATGGCAAGTCTCGTTGTCCGAGTGAAGCAGTCTCGACTGGATGACGCCACACGCCGGCTTGGAGCCATTGTGGACGGCAGTGACGATGCGATCCTGAGTGTGACGATAGGTGGAACGGTCATGTCGTGGAACGCTGGCGCTGAACGGATCTTTGGGTACTCAGCGGGTGAGATGGTGGGATGTTCCATTGATAGGATTCTCCCAGCGGAGGACCGTGCAGCTGGATCCTGGGTGTATCCTGTTCTACGAGGAGAGGGGAATATCCAGAGCTATGACGCAGTCAGAATCAGTAAGGACGGGCGACGTATCGATGTCTCGATTACCATGTCACCGCTCAAGGACGGGAGCGGCCGGATTGTGGGCGTCTCGAAAATCATGCGAGATATCGGTGAGCAAAAGCGGTCCCAGCTGTCGTTGCAACAGGCGCTTGGTGAGTTGGAAGTGAAAGTCCAGGAACGAACGGCCGAGCTGAGTCAGGCAAATCGCTCGCTTCGGGATCTGTCCAGTCGCCTGATGCAGGTCCAAGAGGAGGAGCGAAGCCGGCTCGCACGGGACTTACACGATGAAGTCGGGCAGTTACTCACGGCGCTCAAGATCGATTTGCAAGCTGTTCAGCATAGTGCGAACGGCCACTCGCTTGGGGGAGCGTTCACAGATAGCCTGGGGTTGGTGGATCGTCTCCTGACTCAGGTGCGCACGCTCGCCTTGGATCTGCGGCCCTCCATTCTTGATGACCTGGGTTTGGTTCCGGCACTCCGATGGTACGCCAATCGCCAGGCACAGCGGAATGGCTGGACGCTTCATCTTATGGTTGATGGAGTTGTTGGGCGGGTTCCGACCATGATTGAAGTGGCTTGTTTCCGCGTCGTACAAGAGGCACTTACCAACGTGGCAAAATATGCCAGTGCGAGGGTCATTGAGCTGACGTTGCATCGACCGGCACAGGAGGTTATCCTGGTCATTCATGACGACGGTGTCGGATTTGACGTCGCTGCCGCGAGGCAACGCGCACGGGATGGCGAGAGTATGGGGCTATTCGGAATGGAAGAGCGCGTTCGGTTAGCCGGCGGTCTTCTGTCGATTCTGTCGGAACCCGGCCAAGGGACTAGTCTTGAGCTGCGGTTCCCGCTCGTGGACGAGAGTCAGGTAACGCATGGTCCGCTGGAGGAGGTGAAAGCACCGTGA
- a CDS encoding response regulator transcription factor — MSDLRVMIVEDHALVRAGMRALLQKISGIEVVADVGDGAEAVKAVERDAPDLVLMDIAMPGLNGLDATARIMKESSTTRVILLSMYANEEYLRQALQVGASGYLLKGAELSELELAIRTVSRGETYLTPAVAKYAVEAYRTRSGEPSSPLARLSGRQREILQLIAEGCTTKDIAQRLNLSVKTVETHRAQLMERLEIHDVPGLVRLAIRVGLVQADS; from the coding sequence GTGAGCGATCTCCGAGTCATGATTGTCGAGGATCATGCGTTGGTGAGGGCTGGCATGCGGGCGCTCTTGCAGAAAATCAGTGGCATTGAAGTCGTTGCCGATGTTGGGGATGGGGCGGAAGCCGTCAAGGCTGTCGAACGGGATGCTCCGGACTTGGTCTTGATGGATATCGCGATGCCGGGATTGAACGGACTGGATGCGACTGCCAGGATCATGAAGGAATCGTCGACCACGCGAGTGATCCTGTTGTCGATGTACGCGAATGAAGAATATCTCCGACAAGCGCTGCAGGTCGGTGCGTCGGGATACTTATTGAAAGGTGCTGAGTTATCAGAGTTGGAATTGGCCATCAGAACGGTGAGTCGCGGCGAAACCTACTTGACTCCTGCCGTTGCCAAGTATGCCGTGGAAGCGTACCGAACGAGATCCGGAGAGCCGTCCAGTCCGCTCGCTCGGTTGAGCGGGCGTCAGCGAGAAATCCTGCAACTCATCGCCGAAGGTTGTACGACGAAGGACATTGCCCAACGTCTGAATCTCAGCGTCAAGACGGTGGAGACCCATCGAGCACAGTTGATGGAGCGGCTCGAAATTCATGATGTGCCAGGACTCGTTCGCCTAGCGATTCGTGTGGGATTGGTTCAGGCTGATTCCTAA
- a CDS encoding response regulator: MTRSSPIRTVLVDGNQECLARLEKWIGTLPDLELVGTAGSGVKALNQCRLFRPDLVIMDVTLPVMSGYEAAARIKEAGQCPTVILMSFFHLDEVYGKDDPSKADALLNKDALYEELIPTVTRLFPDKWECREVM, from the coding sequence ATGACGCGCAGTTCGCCTATTCGGACTGTCCTTGTCGACGGTAACCAGGAGTGCCTGGCACGCTTGGAAAAATGGATTGGGACGCTCCCTGATTTGGAACTTGTTGGAACAGCCGGTTCTGGCGTCAAAGCGCTTAATCAATGCAGGTTGTTTCGTCCAGATCTGGTGATCATGGACGTGACCCTCCCGGTTATGAGTGGATATGAAGCTGCCGCGCGAATCAAGGAGGCCGGGCAGTGTCCGACGGTCATCCTGATGTCCTTCTTTCACCTGGACGAAGTCTATGGGAAGGATGATCCTTCGAAGGCCGATGCGCTGTTGAATAAGGATGCTTTGTACGAAGAACTGATTCCCACCGTGACAAGGCTGTTTCCTGACAAGTGGGAATGCAGGGAGGTCATGTGA
- a CDS encoding nuclear transport factor 2 family protein: MLKQRIEAVTKANQRFYAAFESLDIVKMDGVWMHQEYVTCIHPGWTIRSGWPGVRDSWVLIFNNTFSMRFELTDVMVQVAGDMAWVICVENLVTQQSEEPQQAKILATNLYELIGDEWLMIHHHGSPVMG, from the coding sequence GTGTTGAAACAGCGCATCGAAGCCGTTACGAAAGCCAATCAGAGGTTCTATGCGGCCTTTGAAAGTCTTGATATTGTGAAGATGGACGGGGTGTGGATGCATCAAGAGTATGTCACTTGTATTCATCCCGGTTGGACGATTCGTTCTGGGTGGCCTGGCGTTCGCGACTCGTGGGTGCTGATCTTTAACAATACGTTCTCCATGAGGTTCGAGCTGACCGATGTCATGGTGCAGGTGGCAGGTGATATGGCCTGGGTCATCTGTGTGGAAAATCTTGTGACCCAACAATCAGAGGAACCGCAACAGGCCAAAATTCTTGCCACAAACCTTTACGAGCTCATTGGGGATGAGTGGCTGATGATTCATCACCATGGGTCCCCGGTGATGGGATGA